AAGCCTAAACAGGCAATCCCTATGATTAACTGTGTCCCTAATCGTGGCATGGCTATCTACTTATCTTTTTGAACTCGATAGACTTTTTCGTAAAGAGTGCCCGCAACATCGACCTTGATTGCTAACAAATACTCTTCCGGCAATTGACTATCTGGCCGCTCATTCATGGGCAGAGCGACATCCACCGTCCGACGCTCTCCAGCAAAAACAGGTTTTGATGATATTTTGCCCGATGCTAAAGGCTTATCGCCTTTAACTTCACCAGTTTCAACATTAAGTCGCTGTAAGATTTGCCCGTCTGCGTCATCGCTCTTTTCAAGGATAAAAAAGTAGCCTCCCGGTCTGACGTAAGCGTTGCCAGAGCTTGTAATATCAAAACTCAATGACTGGCTTGTCTTATCGTAGGCCAGCGAGTGCAAAGTCGCTTCACGCTTAACATCACCAAAGAAAGCGTAAACTGGTACACCAATATTGAACTGAACATTAACACCTTTAGCTTCTGCAGAGGGCACTTGCCTAAAAAAGACCATGGCACGATGCTCACCGTCTTCTGGCTTTGCTTTAGGTCTAATCGCCATCCGCACGGTTTGTTGGCCTTTTGGCGGAACCGTCAACCGAACTGGATTAATGATTAACCATTGATCGAGACTTTGCGGCGTTGGCGGTAAGGCTCTGTAATTATTGTGCTCATCAAAGTCCCAGTTCTGAACCGAAACTTCAACCTGTAAAGGTCTTGCTCCTAAATTTAAAACCGTCACGCTCTGCGTCCCTTTCACCGCTTCGGGTTCAATCACAACACGAGACGGAGAAATCGCTAACTGCGGTTGTAGGCTCGATTGCTCAGCAGCATTCACTGCTGTAACACTTAACAATAATAAGGTGACATAAATGGTGTTCACTAATTGAGTCATGTATAGAACCTTCTCTACGGCAGTCTAAAACCTAGCTTAGGGACAAAGTGATGGGTTAGCAGTACTATTATGGTGTAAGGAAATGGTCACATCCGCTTTGTAGGCACCAGCATCTATCGCTTGTGATAGATCTAAGGTTAATATAACCC
The DNA window shown above is from Kangiella marina and carries:
- a CDS encoding fimbrial biogenesis chaperone, whose amino-acid sequence is MTQLVNTIYVTLLLLSVTAVNAAEQSSLQPQLAISPSRVVIEPEAVKGTQSVTVLNLGARPLQVEVSVQNWDFDEHNNYRALPPTPQSLDQWLIINPVRLTVPPKGQQTVRMAIRPKAKPEDGEHRAMVFFRQVPSAEAKGVNVQFNIGVPVYAFFGDVKREATLHSLAYDKTSQSLSFDITSSGNAYVRPGGYFFILEKSDDADGQILQRLNVETGEVKGDKPLASGKISSKPVFAGERRTVDVALPMNERPDSQLPEEYLLAIKVDVAGTLYEKVYRVQKDK